The DNA region CTTTGAGTATGCCTGCTAGTATCATGTCAGAAGCCTTGCAAGTTTATCAACTCCTCTTACCACATTCCGACATCTCTCCCCAAAATCCTCTTTTCTCCTAATTTTAGAGCTGGTCTCCATTTTTTCACCTTTCATCATAACAGTGGTAATTCCTTTTGTCTCCAATGTTGAACCTTCTTGGTTGTCACATTTTTGCACCACAACCTTTCTAGGTAGCTTAAAAACAGGCTCGGGCGGAGCTGATTTTGCAAAAGCCATGGTGGTTTGATAAATATGGTCAGCATCCAAAGATTCTTCATCTAAAACAAGTGCAACGCCTTTCTTAACAGCTTGCTCCAACAGTAATAGAGTTGCAGAACTAGATGGCTGACTGACTTCTGCTGCTCTGAAACCATCTTGCAACTTATCAATATGAGGATCTCCCATCCCGTCAATAGAATTGCCACTAGTTACAGACACACTTGAACTGGTGCTACCGCAGGACTGCAGTGTACCAGAAGAGGTCAACACATCTTCTGTGGTATCAACTTCATGGGTTAACACAGGAATTAAAGTAGCGTCAGTAACCACAGAAACAGGTAGATTGCTATTTTCCGAGGGTGAGGGACAAGGCACCATAACCTTGCATATACTCGCATCATCTGAACTAGAGGGAATGCTAATGTCATGAGATTCATTTATTAGATGCTCTACTGAATTCAGTACTGACAGTTCTTGTTCATCTGAAGGGAGTGTATTGGAATGTTCACTGTCAACATTAATTTTGTTGACTTCTTCGCCATCATTGCTAAGAAATGTGGACCTCCAATTTAGCCCTCTCCATATAAGTATGTGCTTATTTTCAAAAGAAAGCAAAACACATGGAACAAGATCCTAAAGTAAAAAACAATATGGAAGAAAATATGTTACTAAACTTCATGTAGACATAAACAGATATACACACAAATGAATAAATAGATAAATCTCGTGTCATATAATATTATCTTCAATATTGGAATTTGGATGCAAAACTGAGGTGAAATAGTATATACCTTTAGTTTTGCTCCAATCCTTCGGTAGTCACTTGCAGTTAGTCCTTCACAATTTATTCGCACCAGATCACACACTTCAAATGCCTCTCTGACATTTTTCACAAGGTCACAGTAAACCCCATTTTTACCTGTTACCATGTACAGATACAAACATCAGTTTGCCAGAGGAAAGAACAATAGTTATCCTTTCTCGTTAAATTGTAAAGAACAATGCTATATAGCACGACACTCTTTGCATGAAAGTTTTTTCAGTCTTTAACAATAATACATCAGATATTTAAAgatttaaaataataaggatGTCTTTTTGGATTGCACTTATCGTGCGGTCGTGCCTCAAAATCTGTTGTGCATAGCATTATTGAATTGTAATGAACATCAGAAAGAATCTACCTAGCTTGCATATGGGTATCAAGTTGCTTCCTTTTTGACGCatttcagttgctttttctAGTGTTAGACCTTCAGGGACTTGCTTTACCAGCCTGGGATACACCGGAGACACAGGTTTCCACAACATCAGAGGAAAACGCGGGCGTGTTCTATAGTCGTAGTTTCTACCTCGGAAAAGGTACACTGTACCACCCTTTCTATAAATGATTTTCCCCCCAGTCCTTTCCTGGAAAACCAGGCAAGAAGGATACAAATAATAAAACACAATAAAATCCTTTTTATCGAATCGAATAAAGTACAATAGGATAAAAATTCAACACATCAAAATAAGGACAGGTAAACgcattttaaagaaaagaaaacgaagTTACAGTTTTGGATCACTGAGATCTAAGAGAAGCCAAAGGAGTTGTCATTGGGAAAAAGCAGTCTCTTTTATCTTCTAAGAAAGGCTCCAAACAGCACTAAAAAGCATGACTTAATCCAAGATGGTATGGCTTCCTATATTTCTTTCTGTTTGCATTTAACTGCATTACAAAGCCAGAGTAGAAGAAGAACTAATAAAATCCAGAATGCAAGTTgagatttcttttttttccccCAAAACTTTTAAAAGCATAAGCAAAAAGCAAATATTTAAAGACGTGATGAATTAGCAACTGAGCAAGATGCGAAagatcagagtttaaaaacagaCCTCTAACTGGTGGCACACATTATCCATATCAACAGTGCACACCCCTCTGCACTTTATCTGGCACACCCTCTGCCGCATCCAATGGGTATGTACGTTCTCCAACATGTTATGTGTCAAACCGTCTCTCCCTAAAACAGATAAATTGAGTGCCTAACATAAGTAAACACTCGATTCCCAAAAACCAGAAAAGTTGATacaagtaatttccccactctTATTGAACCATGCACTATTTAGCTCTCTTCATATAATGTTAAAACAACATTGCCCTCAAGGTTTCACAAACCCCCTACATTCAAAATAAAGCAACATAACTGTATATTGTATAATAACTAAAACAAACACACATACTGATTGCAGTTACCTCCTTAAGAACACACCTAGAGCAATCACATTATCCTATTTATAACAAAAGTAGAGAACATTAACACGTCAtattagtgtgtgtttggttttcagttcacACGCATTCCAAGACAGTTTCAACTGAAAAACACGAATTCCAATGTGCAAATGTGAAAGTAACTCGTAGGTTCCATTGAGTTGAAAGTGTTTTCGAGTTGATCTCAGCTGAAATCCAAACACAGCCTTAGTCTTTTttatagctaatatatatgagTGTTTAAGCAAAAATATGATCTACATTTTTTCTATCCTTCTACTACTTCAATTCATGTGTGATTTTGATCCTTTATTTATGAAATTACAAACCAATAACAAGTAGAAAACATGCAACAAGAAAAGGAAATACCAATACTGAGATGGCTGGGAGATTTCCTGGTTCTCATAACCAAGTCATTGATCTCATCCTGCGTCAATGGCTCCCCCATTACCTCCTCCCTGTACTCCACGTACCGCGAACCCAACTCTTCCAAACACCGACCGGGCGACTGAACTGGCTCAGTCCCCTTCTTATCCGCTGGCGGCAGAACCAACTTACCAAAAACCTTAAACTTCTTCAACTTCCCCGGCGGCAGCGGGTTCCGACCGGTCCACGGCCGCGGTACCGTATCCGGTCCAAATGGCGCTACCGGTTCACGTATCTCAACCGGCTTCTCAGCCGGGGTCTCAGTATAGCTATACCTGAACTCAAACGGAGCACCGTCGACGACGTAGGAGACTCCATCTTCGCCGATTCTCACGTCGGAAGGTCCTGGTAGGAAGCGGTTAAAGCGGAAGCTCGAAACCCTAGGCGGTTTGGGTTTCGGCGGGGATTTGGagtattttgattttttccCCGGGATGGATGGGCGCGAGGGTGTGGAGGGTGTTCCGACGGACTTGAATGATgcggaggtggaggtggtggtggatgaTTCTGTGGCGGTGTTGGCTATGTTTTCGGCGGAGTCGAAGCGGCGAGTGCGGCGGATTTCGTCCTCGATTTCCTGGATGGGTCGGCGGCGCTCTTGGAGTTTGACGGCGAGGGCGTTGTTCCAGCGGGAGAAATGGACCTCCGTGGAGGGTCTCTGgcgggtcgggttcgggtcgGTGATGGGGAATGGGAATGGTACCTTCACAGTCGCACCCATTTCTTATGTCAAAGTCTGAACTACATGACTGTGAAGGAgcatattttgatattttcggGGACTGATTCAGCGACGTCGTTTTGTGTGCTCCGTTTCGCGGGAAAACAACAAACGCAGTTTTTACGGtaaactttcaagtttcaacgcAATTGTGGGGCAGTCAATTTTAACTACCCTAACCGACAATTATTGAAGTGTTTTTCTCATTCATAATTCTCATGAAATTTCTAGAGTTATCATATTCTAGAAAAAAATTGTGAAGGAAAAATACTTAATATATTTCGAATCCCACCTTTTGGCTTTTTGACATGTTATTTGTAAGAGATCAGTTGTCAAATGAAACAACATAATAGTTTTGATGAAATTTCGAACGTTAAATATATAACGTATCTGACAGTTGTATCTCCAAGAGATATTTCTCTTTATTAAgagtccatttttattattttctcagggcctccaaaatatcgggaccggccctgataaacgtaatgtattgtataagtttatataTCTAATATCGTGTACCAAACGAGAACTAGTCGGTAAGTGGTAGGTAATAAAGTAATTGTGAGCCAAGCTTATATTTTATTGTGCTCGGTTGAGTGAACCTAAAGTCCCCTAAAGTCCAACGGAGGAGAAGCTATGAAGTAGCAAGGTTGCTCGCTGGAGGAAAGTTATGAAGGTAATGTTCTtcatttcctttctttctttttctgggTCAATTTTATCTTCTCTGTGCTTTTTGGTGAAGCGGTGTTAGTTCTATTGCTAAGTTAAAGTCATTCCTGGTAGCACAGTAGATTTATTTCTTCAAAATTAAATATCGTACTGTCTATGCACTCACTGACTTGCGTTTAGTTTAGTTCGTGGGAAAGTTGATTCATTTCCTTCTATTAATCAGTAATGTTTTCTTTGTTGGGCTTGCATATAACTTGCTACCTTTTCATGTTTTGATTCAGGGTTTTAAGGTAACTGTAATAATGATGTGTATTTTAGTTTGAAGTAATCAAAGTGAGTTATGAATGAAATGGGTGTTTCTCCCGCCCGGAGATTACATCATGTCGCGATTTGGCGGCTCTTAATTGTTGGTGTGTTCGTTGCTGTGATAGTTTCTTTCCAATGTTATTGGACAAAATATTCTCTGTTGGATGCTGATAGGAGCTCAATAGCTCTGCCTATTGAAGTTTCCATTGCTGCAAAGGATGTGTCCAAAGAACATGCTTATGAGAAAGGATCAGATTTGGACCATGAATTGGAATCTGATGGAGGCGAAAATTCAAGAAAGGGAGAAATTCTCAGTaagaaatttcaagtggaaAATCATGAAGATGCAAGTTACAGTTCCACTCAGAAAAGACCCAAGTTTGAGCATGATCCCACACAGAAGGATAGAGAAAAGGTTAACAGACACAATATACAATACCCTTTAAATAGCATACAATTTACATCACAAGGGGTTTCTTCAAAGGGCATACAAattctggattcagatttgaGCAATTCTGATCTGCTACTTGCTGTGAAAAAAACTTCAAATGGCAGTGGAATACAAAGTGCCGCAGTAGAACCTCAAAATGAGAAACCACAGCTGTTGAAAGCTCCCTTGTCCATACTGAATAATGAATCTGAGATGGGTACTTCATCCGTGAGGAATAAGTTGGTGCGGCCAGCTTCAATAACAAGGATGAACTCTTTGCTGCTTCACAGttttaattcttcttcttcttctatggTATAGAGTTCAGTTCAGCTTTGTGGTTCCAATTAAACCGTTGTGGATTGTGTCTGGACTCCTAATTTTCACATATTCTGTATTGATGACAGAGGCCGAGATGGTCTTCCCGACGTGACAGTGAACTCTTATCTGCCAAAGCGGAGATTGAAAATTCCCGAGTCATATCGAATTCTTCAGGACTTTATGCACCTATTTTCCGGGATGTTTCCAAATTTTCAAGGTATGTGTAGCATTGAGTTGtaactttttctttttgattctTGTACTCTCAGATCCCACTTGAAAGTTGTCCTGTATTTTCTTGGTTAGTGTGTTACCGCTGTTGATTGGCCCAATTTCGGAATTGCTAAAATAAATTTCAAGAAATCATTTGCATTTTGTAATTTAATCCTACAAATACAAAAAATTCACATTGTTAACTAGATTTCACCTACACCAGCAATGATATTGACATTATTCTTAACCATTTTATATGCATTTGTTTTTTCAATATGTAACTGAAGCATGTCTCTACATTTGTTCTCCAGGAGTTATGGACTGATGGAGCGCAAGCTCAAAGTTTATATTTATAGAGAAGGAGAAAAACCTATATTTCATCAACCAAAGATGAGAGGACTTTATGCCTCAGAAGGGTGGTTTATGAAATTGATGGAGGGAAATAAAAGGTTCATTGTGAAGGATCCCCGAAAAGCTCATTTGTTTTACCTGCCATTCAGTTCACAAATATTAAGAGTCGCTCTTTCTGATAATAAGCTGATGGAGCAATACCTTGAGAGATATGTGAACCTAATTGCAGGAAGATATCGTTTCTGGAACAGAACCGGTGGAGCAGACCATTTTCTTGTTGCCTGTCACGATTGGGTGCGCCTTCAATGCATCACTTTAattcatatttatataattctttttcAGGATGATGGAATATCCTTTTGAAATTTGATCAGATCATAAATCAACTACCATTTAGTTGGATTGATCATACTAAAAGCAAGATGGATCACACACCACTCAACAGGTTTATAAGTCCTTCTGACCAAAGGACCCTCTTTGTAGAATGATGAAGCAAAGTTTTACCATTGGTCCAGCTGTTTTACTCAATAGAACTTGAACCAAATTCTAAGATAAACTGtccttttgaattttttttgcatAGTGCTATTATACTTCATACTGTTGAACCTGGATCGAAGGAAACTTCAATTTTCTGCTATATTAGCATAATGTGATGTATGAAATTGCAGGCCGACCGAATTACAAGGCAACCAATGAAAAGTTGTATTAGGTCTCTCTGCAATGCCAATGTTGCCAAAGGCTTCCAAATAGGCAAGGACACTACTCTACCAACAACATATATACACTCCGCGATGGATCCACTAACAACAATTGCAAGGAAACCTCCTGCAGAAAGGTCTATTCTGGCCTTCTTCGCAGGAGGCATGCACGGTTATCTCCGCCCAGTCCTGCTAAAACACTGGGAGAATAAAGAACCTGACATGAAAATTTTCGGTCAAATGCCCCGTGATGTGGAAGGTAAAAAATTTTACATGGAATACATGAATAGCAGCAGGTATTGCATATGTGCTAGAGGCTATGAGGTTCACAGCCCAAGAATAGTTGAGGCcattttttctgagtgtgtgcCAGTCATCATATCAGATAACTATGTGCCTCCTTTTTTTGAGGTACTGAAGTGGGAAGCATTTTCTGTTATTGTTCGGGAGAGGGATATCCCTAGCCTTAGAAGCATACTCCTCTCAATCCCAGAAGAGAAGTACTTGGAACTGCATTTGGGAGTAAAGAACGTTCGGCAGCATTTCCTGTGGAACAAAGTTGCTGTTAAGTATGACTTATTTCATATGATTCTTCATGCTGTATGGAACAATAGACTTTCTCAGATTAGACCCAGATGATGATATCATTGTTGCCAATAAGATCAAGTTGTTGGTGTGGGATCAAAACTAGTAAAACTCAGCTACATGGACAGAACAGAACAACTGGAAAGTAAAATCCCCTTCTCTTATACCAGTATGTTAAAGACTTGTAAACATGAGCTATATGGTGGATTACCCTGGTGAACTTGACCCTCTCTTGTATCATCATTCTGATCTAACTGTACTTTGATATTTGTAAACTAGTCAAGATTAGTCCAAGAGTAATAATAGATGGTCTTTTGAACTCTTgtgtagataaaaaaaaatctgaagACATTTGAGGTGAACCTTCATTCTCAGAGTTTTAAGCATTCATGAGGAAAACTGTATAGTAATTTGTtacaaaatgattttttatttattctcatTACCATTGAGTGTTTTTTTTACAAAGTGTAAAGCAAAAAATATAGAATTATGAAAGCGAAAGTTATAAAAGATAAGGAGATCACCTTGCTCGGTTAACAGTTAACACAACACAATGTTAACAATATATAACAGTCGTTTTGAACTTTAAAACACAAGGTTCTTAATAATCTCTAAAGTAGCtatttctaaattttaaaaGTATATAATATATACAAAAATGGAAAACATTTATTTGGTTTTGACTTTCTCCCTACTAATATGTAAAGCTTTGGAGTCTTAACACTTGAGCAATGTGGGACTGAAAACTTTTGGATTAGTCTCTGGCTCATTACATCTCTACTCTCACTCTAACAAGAGCTGTAAATGAAGAAAACTGTATAGCTATAAGAGGCTTTGATTGGGAAGGTAATGCAAATAGATAGGGTGTACTTACTGAAATTTGCATTGAAGTGAGAATGATGCCCCTAAAAAAGAAACTACTTCCTGGTAATCATATatagaataaaataattttaaggtTGAAAGTAGTCTACATTTGGATGTGCCTTAAAATTTCTAAAATATACTATGAATATCATATAAAGGAAAATGTTTCTTGTACAGACATGTAGAAATTGGATACCGCGACACAGACCAAACTGGTGTTGCTAACTTTGAATACCAGAATAATGAACGTTAGGTTCTTCTATAATCTGCTTCCACGCTAATACTTCAGAATCCAAATGAAGTAGGTTAGATTTGAAAGCAACACTAGCCAACAAGGATGAAGCATTGATTTTATAGGATATAACACTTGCTAGCCAGACATGGGGTCTTAATTTCTTTGTTCAATGCaaacattcttcttcttccattgggATGAAAGGGACATGAGGAAAAACTATGCATTCCTAGAGGGGGAATGCTAGATTTACGGATAGATTGTTAAGGTAGTATACATAACAGAGTAGAAAAGAGAATGGCTAATGATAACAAAGCCCACATCGGGTATCTTCCAAGTGATAGTGGACTGTCTATGTTATAAAATCAATGAGCTTTCCAGATGAAATTTTTGAGAATGAGCTCATTGATTCTTCACCTGCATCTTTCTAATCGTTTTCTGAATCTATAATGTTGTCCAAGGGATCGGATCCTCATTAAAGGAAACAATTGGAAATATGTGGTTGAAGAGTTAAGTTGCATGTTAATTGCAGTTTCCTTAGCTTTATtctaattttatataattttgttTAATTAGAATttagggttaagcatcatattggtCCATGTCTTTGTGTTgccgtctgaactaggtccctcgtcggaaaaattattggaaaaggtccTCTTCATTATAAAACGTTTGGAGCAAGTCCTCGTCGGAGCTCTgacgagtgatgatttggatcGCTGACTGTGTTAATTAAGCTAacatggaattaaaaaataattaaaaattaaaaattaattacatgTCACTTTTATAATCTAATTaacaaattattaaaaaatcctTAATTTGTAATTTCATAAATATTAATATCTaaataaacacaaaaaaaaaattcatgagtATTATCAATGTTCTTCAAATTTGCTTCAACCAAACTTGAACCCAGAAAAACAAATCATTACCAAGAACATTGATTTACAGAATAAAACTAACAACAACGGAACAACATACCCCAGCAACATCACCCAATTTCCAGAGCACAATATCAACCCAgaatatcaaaatcaaattacCCTAATCCCCAATTTACAACCCAGCAACATCACCCAATTTCCTAAATTCTTGCAGATCCCCCAAGCCTCCTAATTGATTCACCATCCCTTTAAACCAAGCCAATATGAATGAATTGAATAAACCAGTTGACTACGAACCAGTTGAATAGGCACCCTTCAAACCatagttttaaaactcggctcggaccggccggtccgaccggTTGGACCGGGACTCGGTCacctgaccggtccgagccTCTTAACAGATCGGTTAAGCAATCAGCTCGTTGTGAACCGGTTTGACTCGGCCGGTTCGCCGATTGAACTATTGACTCGGTCAATTTTCGGTCAGACCGGCCAGTcactctttttaatttttttttttaaattagttgCTAATGGGTCAGCACGTGAGGCCcagtataatttttttgaaataaggcCCAATAATTAGACTAGAGCTGGctaattattatataatatagTGGGCCTTTCATTATTGTTTTTTAAATTCTGTTAACAACAGGTTTTTGTTACAGTGGGCCtttgttttttaaattattctgacaacagtttttttttttgttgataaaagtagaaaaaacgtgaaatatGTTTAAAATGTGTTGCAAGGAGGATTCGAGCACGGGACCAGAAGGGAAAAAAGGAAATCCTTTACCACTAGACCATGATATTGTTTGATTATATCACgcgttttttaaaatttatacctTAACTTCAAATTGCAATGGATATTTTttagaatatttgaatataGACCGAGTCAAGCAGTCCACCCGTTGACCCAGTGGTCCGACCAGTGACTCATTGACTCAgtacctcgaccgagtcgaCCACCGAACCGAGTCTTAAAACACTGCTTCAAACAATAGCATCAACACCAGGTAACCAAGCCAATTTAAAACGAAGTGCCACAACATTGAAATAAGCAAATCCACCTAAATTTAGAACTGACACACAGATTTCAGGCACACACCACTGTTAGAAGAAACTAGATGGTTTTGCAATGTAAACGGGTTGTTTGTCGTTCCCTCAGGTTCCATGGTTGTGGGTTTCAGTATCTAGTTCTTGGGTCTTCTACCATCCTCTCCTTCCTCAACTGGTTCTTGGAACCAGATCGAAATCCTCCCCTATCTCAGGAACAGATCGAAGCCTCCCCTCAAGCTTTCTCGTCGTCGTCAACAAACTGAGCCCAGATCGAGACTATGCAAACACGAATCGGAAAACCATGGCTTTGTTTTGAGCTTTTAAGGTTGCCAAGGGAGTGGTTCCGCCAGCGGTGGCTTGGCTGACGGTGGTGAAGGCTTTGGTTTGGTGTTAGAGAGAGATATATATGATGGGTTGATAAATGTTTTTTCCTCGttgtttgtactgcttttggcTTAAACCTTTAAGATTCAATCATAGtaaagcagatacgggtttatcgtcctcagggattgtgtgacGCTTCCTCCACCGGCTTatacctcttcttcttcatattcttctTCAACTTGCGATTCCTCGCCGCTCTTATCGTGTTGGCCGAACACCATTTCGCGGCGGCGGTGTCGACGTTGTAAGTGTTAACGTTGAATGAGACACGGTGGTGATGAGTGTGGAGCTTCATTGTGTAGGTGGCGGTGAATGAAACACGGTGGTGATTACTTAGAAGCTGCTTCATTCCGACTACAATGCGGTGACCGGTGAGTGAACTAACACGGTGGTGCTAATTTCTAGCGGCTGCCGGCGGCGAATTCAAGTTTTATAAAACTCCACCATGATGGGCTTAAGGCCACCAAGCCCAACCCAAcatcagaaaaaagaaaaaggctTCACTCAAATTAATGTAGGGTAGAGAACATAAGGCAAATATGATTTAAAAAGTGTCCTTCCCCTCGGTGTTGTGTCGCGCCTTAGTCGCGAACCTCTTTGCATATGCCACCACCATCCTCTTCTCCCTCTTTGTTTTGTATTGTTATTGGGTAGATCTGGAGATTCCCTTTTTTCTATGGTGCAAGTGTTGTCGGCTTGACTCTCGTCGGTGTCGCTGAAGCTATAACGTAGGACTCGTTGAAGGCTATCGCACTTCCTTGTTTGAGGTCAAGACTAGTCTTATTGGAAAACGTACTGTAGCAGTTCTTTGTGATAGATGATTTTTATTAAGATTCAAACTTGTGTTTTTAGCATAATAATAAGAgaaaggcttaaaagcatttttggtcccccacaaaTGCTATGTGTGCAAACATGGTccctaaattttaaaaatagcataatgCATCCCCGACGTTACCTTCCgtcaacacttttggtccctcttcaattttccatccaaaaactaacgttttctcatccccttcttcatcttcttcacacatccttccatcatcttcatcatattcttcaatttttttttccagaaaatcCAATttcttcaaaaacaaaaaaaaaatcaaattcttTGAATCAAATAGTGAGACAGATTTTCAAATCAAAAGTCCATTAACACCAAAGATAAAGTCCCAGTTGTTAATCTTGACAAAAGCCACCTAATAAATTAAGACCCCTTCTTAAACCTTCCTCAAAATCCTTCTCACTTCCTACTTCACCAGCAAGCATTTACATTGAACAAGGGAACCAATAATCTTCACCTAGGATATCCTCCTAGCATATAATGAAAAAACGCTCCATGTCAGCAACCCCAGAATTTCCCCGAGCAACAACACTTTCTTTTACAATTCCAAAAGTTCTTTCATGAACGCCAAAACACCATCACCCCAAATCCTTTCAATTTCTCCTCTCACTCAAAGGATTGAAATTGAAGTACCTCTTTGTGGATCCGAGTTCAGATCTGAGGCTGAGAAGAAAATAATGAGAATGAGGACCAAATTAAAGAGATTAGTGCAGTAATACAGAGGACAGAGAAAGCAAAGCAACCAGATCTGAAGGGAATGACGCGAGTTCCAGATTAGAGAGAACGACCAGCCACACAACCAGATCGAACCAAATTGAAGAGAATGACAACGAGTTCCAGATctgctttcttcttcatcttctttgttATGATCGAAAATGACAACAGCTAGATCGAACATTGGTGGGTAtgtagaagaagatgaagaagtgtTGCTGCGAGGTCATTGATGGAGGAGGTAACAATGCAAATGGGTTCGATGGTTGAGGAACCTGGGGTTTGACAAAGGATAGAAGAGGTTGAGCTTTTTATTTTCCTCTGTTGTGGAATTTCTGGTTTGAGTTTGAGAAATTTCAGAGAGGGTGGTTTGATTGAATGTTAGCTGTTAGGGTTTCTGaaaatctggaaaaaaaaatgaattttttggttttgaagaaattgaattttatgggaatttttttttgaagaatatgatgaagatgatggaaggatgcatgaagaagatgaagaaggggatGCGTTTTATGGAAAATCCAGAaaaccgttagtttttggatggaaaagtgataagggaccaaaagtgttgacGGAAGGTAACGTCACGGATGcattatgctatttttaaagtttagggaccatgTTTGCACACATAGCAtttgtgggggaccaaaaatgctttttaagCCTAAGAGAAATGAATTAAGGTCAATTGAAAACAAGTCACATTTTATGGGTAGAGAGAGATGAGATTCTAAGTCCTTAATCATTCGCATAATACTCAAATCAAGCAGTATTTATAAATCATTTTCCAAGAGTCATCGTCACATCTCTTTTATTCAATAATTACCTCTATTTATTTAATATCAAACAATGTTTTAGTATTGTACAATAGTACAATAGTACAATGTACAATTCATCTTCGAAAGTAGCATCTTATGTTTCTTGTCTGTAGTAATTTTGGGGTGCTAGCTTTCTATATTATTGTGCGGCTAGCTTTAAGTTGGGACTTAGGTATCCATTTGCTGTTTCGATTCTGGTTTAGAGGATAGTCTCTAGTCTCTACTTCTTTTTCTTAGCTTTTTTCTCTCCTCTTTGTATTTGGGTTGGGCACCCATTGTGCTCCCTTAATATATttctttggcttataaaaaaaaacaattcatCTTCGAAAAAAGAAGCCCTAGAATCCTGGGTTCTTATAATTTATGAGACAAATAGGTTTCTCAACTTCGGGGGTCTTTTAATTAAGTAATCTAACTACATTTTCACTTGTACATCTAATTATGATGCCAGCAAACCTTATATATAAGCATTCAGTGCTAACATTCAAATAAGAGAACCTAAGTACATAGTACTGCTTATAAGTTTTAAGTGTCGTGGTGAGTTTATACCCAACCATATGCAAACTGAAGCTAGCGTacttatcttttattttaatcaCATGTTTCAATCATATGTATCTTGCacatgaaataatttttttcgaGTT from Lotus japonicus ecotype B-129 chromosome 2, LjGifu_v1.2 includes:
- the LOC130739006 gene encoding CRS2-associated factor 1, chloroplastic-like; protein product: MGATVKVPFPFPITDPNPTRQRPSTEVHFSRWNNALAVKLQERRRPIQEIEDEIRRTRRFDSAENIANTATESSTTTSTSASFKSVGTPSTPSRPSIPGKKSKYSKSPPKPKPPRVSSFRFNRFLPGPSDVRIGEDGVSYVVDGAPFEFRYSYTETPAEKPVEIREPVAPFGPDTVPRPWTGRNPLPPGKLKKFKVFGKLVLPPADKKGTEPVQSPGRCLEELGSRYVEYREEVMGEPLTQDEINDLVMRTRKSPSHLSIGRDGLTHNMLENVHTHWMRQRVCQIKCRGVCTVDMDNVCHQLEERTGGKIIYRKGGTVYLFRGRNYDYRTRPRFPLMLWKPVSPVYPRLVKQVPEGLTLEKATEMRQKGSNLIPICKLGKNGVYCDLVKNVREAFEVCDLVRINCEGLTASDYRRIGAKLKDLVPCVLLSFENKHILIWRGLNWRSTFLSNDGEEVNKINVDSEHSNTLPSDEQELSVLNSVEHLINESHDISIPSSSDDASICKVMVPCPSPSENSNLPVSVVTDATLIPVLTHEVDTTEDVLTSSGTLQSCGSTSSSVSVTSGNSIDGMGDPHIDKLQDGFRAAEVSQPSSSATLLLLEQAVKKGVALVLDEESLDADHIYQTTMAFAKSAPPEPVFKLPRKVVVQKCDNQEGSTLETKGITTVMMKGEKMETSSKIRRKEDFGERCRNVVRGVDKLARLLT
- the LOC130739007 gene encoding probable glycosyltransferase At3g07620; protein product: MNEMGVSPARRLHHVAIWRLLIVGVFVAVIVSFQCYWTKYSLLDADRSSIALPIEVSIAAKDVSKEHAYEKGSDLDHELESDGGENSRKGEILSKKFQVENHEDASYSSTQKRPKFEHDPTQKDREKVNRHNIQYPLNSIQFTSQGVSSKGIQILDSDLSNSDLLLAVKKTSNGSGIQSAAVEPQNEKPQLLKAPLSILNNESEMGTSSVRNKLVRPASITRMNSLLLHSFNSSSSSMRPRWSSRRDSELLSAKAEIENSRVISNSSGLYAPIFRDVSKFSRSYGLMERKLKVYIYREGEKPIFHQPKMRGLYASEGWFMKLMEGNKRFIVKDPRKAHLFYLPFSSQILRVALSDNKLMEQYLERYVNLIAGRYRFWNRTGGADHFLVACHDWADRITRQPMKSCIRSLCNANVAKGFQIGKDTTLPTTYIHSAMDPLTTIARKPPAERSILAFFAGGMHGYLRPVLLKHWENKEPDMKIFGQMPRDVEGKKFYMEYMNSSRYCICARGYEVHSPRIVEAIFSECVPVIISDNYVPPFFEVLKWEAFSVIVRERDIPSLRSILLSIPEEKYLELHLGVKNVRQHFLWNKVAVKYDLFHMILHAVWNNRLSQIRPR